In Musa acuminata AAA Group cultivar baxijiao chromosome BXJ3-9, Cavendish_Baxijiao_AAA, whole genome shotgun sequence, a single genomic region encodes these proteins:
- the LOC135649118 gene encoding F-box protein At3g56470-like, translated as MDRPDWTSLPLDVLTKIVEKLPVPHRVCFRATCKDWCSALLPVVIPSPWLLSVGKNSDTCNFLSLPTRRSFTYSLLPELHGVRYVGSQAGWLAVFNKNLDVSLINPLTAARICLPSFLTLPNFELVGGSCVLPHLNRISRFSVTKVIFSANPTTHNYIAVSLYGTPQIEIAYAKAGGDKWNLLQTTSTQNRSYEDIMYHNGKFYCITVEAEVFAFDLSGVSPTVTVVAESTSLCLTYFGYHIPWYGVIHIYGKYLACSSTGELFLIFRRGVLSYESLGWNGIMVWRHNPQRQPCWEAVKNLGNKSLLIGINNATSISTENFLDARRDCVYFTEAVRFIVDDRPEFILSIGVFDVERRKWARANSDLQPHLLPPIWFTPSML; from the coding sequence ATGGACAGGCCTGACTGGACATCGCTCCCGCTGGATGTCCTCACGAAGATTGTCGAAAAGCTTCCCGTCCCTCACCGTGTCTGCTTTCGTGCCACATGCAAGGATTGGTGTTCCGCACTCCTACCCGTTGTCATCCCGTCCCCGTGGCTCCTCTCAGTCGGCAAGAACAGCGATACCTGCAACTTCTTGTCTCTCCCCACCAGACGCTCCTTCACCTACTCCCTTCTCCCTGAGCTCCACGGCGTGCGGTATGTGGGCTCTCAAGCTGGTTGGCTAGCAGTCTTCAATAAAAACCTGGATGTCAGCCTCATAAATCCTCTAACAGCGGCTCGAATCTGCCTCCCCTCCTTCCTCACCCTACCCAATTTTGAGCTCGTCGGCGGCAGCTGTGTCCTTCCTCATCTCAACCGAATCTCCCGTTTTTCTGTTACGAAAGTTATCTTCTCCGCAAATCCAACTACCCATAATTACATCGCGGtgagtctctatggcactccccaAATTGAAATCGCCTACGCAAAAGCAGGCGGAGACAAGTGGAATCTTCTTCAGACGACATCGACTCAGAATCGTTCGTACGAGGATATCATGTACCACAATGGGAAATTCTACTGCATAACAGTTGAAGCCGAAGTCTTCGCTTTTGACCTCAGTGGAGTTTCTCCCACCGTGACGGTGGTCGCCGAGAGCACGTCACTCTGTTTGACATATTTCGGCTATCACATTCCTTGGTACGGTGTCATACACATTTACGGCAAATACTTGGCGTGCTCGAGCACCGGGGAGCTGTTCCTGATTTTTAGGCGCGGAGTTCTCTCATATGAATCGCTGGGATGGAACGGTATCATGGTTTGGAGGCACAATCCTCAGCGTCAGCCATGTTGGGAAGCTGTGAAGAACTTGGGGAATAAGTCCTTGTTGATCGGTATCAACAACGCTACATCGATTTCTaccgagaattttctagatgcacGACGAGATTGCGTCTACTTTACGGAGGCGGTCAGATTCATAGTCGATGACCGGCCCGAATTCATTCTTAGCATTGGAGTGTTTGATGTGGAACGGAGAAAGTGGGCGCGGGCAAACTCAGATTTACAACCACACTTGCTGCCACCCATCTGGTTCACTCCCTCCATGCTGTGA
- the LOC135649119 gene encoding F-box protein At3g56470-like — protein MDSPDWTSLPLDVLTKIGEKLPVPHRACFRATCKDWCSALLPVVIPSPWLFLVGKNSDTCNFLSLPTRRSFTYSLLPERHGVRYVGSQAGWLAVYNENLDVSLINPLTAARICLPSFLTLPNFELVGGSCVLPHLHRISRFFVSKVIFSANPTTHNYIAVSLYGTPQIEIAYAKAGGDKWNLLQTTSTQNRSYEDIMYHNGKFYCITVEAEVFAFDLSGVSPTVTVVAERTSLGLTYFDYHIPCFGVIQIYGKYLACSSTGELFLIFRREVLCHESLGWKGIMVWRYNPQRQPCWEAVKNLGNKSLLIGINNAISISTENFRGARRDCVYFTEALVRTIVDDRPEFILSIGVFDVERGKWARANSQLESHSQPPIWFTPSML, from the coding sequence ATGGACAGCCCTGACTGGACATCGCTCCCGCTGGATGTCCTCACGAAGATTGGCGAAAAGCTTCCCGTCCCTCACCGTGCCTGCTTTCGTGCCACATGCAAGGATTGGTGTTCCGCACTCCTACCCGTTGTCATCCCGTCCCCGTGGCTCTTCTTAGTCGGCAAGAACAGCGATACCTGCAACTTCTTGTCTCTCCCCACCAGACGCTCCTTCACCTACTCCCTTCTCCCTGAGCGCCACGGCGTGCGGTATGTGGGCTCTCAAGCTGGTTGGCTAGCAGTCTACAATGAAAACCTGGATGTCAGCCTCATAAATCCTCTAACAGCGGCTCGAATCTGCCTCCCCTCCTTCCTCACCCTACCCAATTTTGAGCTCGTCGGCGGCAGCTGTGTCCTTCCTCATCTCCACCGAATCTCCCGTTTTTTTGTTTCGAAAGTTATCTTCTCCGCAAATCCAACTACCCATAATTACATCGCGGtgagtctctatggcactccccaAATTGAAATCGCCTACGCAAAAGCAGGCGGAGACAAGTGGAATCTTCTTCAGACGACATCGACTCAGAATCGTTCATACGAGGATATCATGTACCACAATGGGAAATTCTACTGCATAACAGTTGAAGCCGAAGTCTTCGCTTTTGACCTCAGTGGAGTTTCTCCCACCGTGACGGTGGTCGCGGAGAGAACGTCACTCGGTTTGACATATTTCGACTATCACATTCCTTGCTTCGGTGTCATACAAATTTACGGCAAATACTTGGCGTGCTCGAGCACCGGGGAGCTGTTCCTGATTTTTAGGCGCGAAGTTCTCTGTCATGAATCGCTGGGATGGAAGGGTATCATGGTTTGGAGGTACAATCCTCAGCGTCAGCCATGTTGGGAAGCTGTGAAGAACTTGGGGAACAAGTCCTTGTTGATCGGTATCAACAACGCTATATCGATTTCTACCGAGAATTTTCGAGGTGCACGACGAGATTGCGTCTACTTTACGGAGGCGCTGGTCAGAACCATAGTCGATGACCGGCCCGAATTCATTCTTAGCATTGGAGTGTTTGATGTGGAACGGGGAAAGTGGGCGCGGGCAAACTCTCAGTTAGAATCACACTCGCAGCCACCCATCTGGTTCACTCCCTCCATGCTGTGA